The Sediminispirochaeta smaragdinae DSM 11293 genome has a segment encoding these proteins:
- a CDS encoding helix-turn-helix domain-containing protein — MGFWDIVKKEIKRQNTTQEWVSNHSNISFETFRGWIARKRLPRVDDGVRIAQSLDTTVEYLVTGKNPDNWQPPKRYANIVADLEMLDEKDLETVKALTSSLADRSIQSIKREA; from the coding sequence ATGGGATTTTGGGACATAGTCAAAAAAGAAATAAAGCGGCAAAATACTACTCAAGAATGGGTTTCTAATCACTCGAATATTAGCTTTGAAACTTTCCGAGGGTGGATAGCAAGAAAACGATTACCGCGTGTTGATGATGGGGTAAGAATTGCCCAATCGTTGGATACTACCGTAGAATACCTGGTAACCGGCAAAAATCCGGATAACTGGCAGCCGCCAAAGCGATATGCAAATATCGTGGCTGACTTGGAAATGTTGGACGAGAAGGACTTAGAAACGGTGAAGGCATTGACTTCCAGCCTAGCAGATCGATCTATACAGAGTATTAAGAGGGAGGCGTAG
- a CDS encoding DNA/RNA non-specific endonuclease → MYLINRQIEDFLFTKFGICARYYTLSLDYVEPDLKAIGFILPNESSSEPLSAFVVSVDQVEAATGLDFFPLLEDGIEEQLESDAIFSRW, encoded by the coding sequence TTGTACTTAATCAATCGTCAGATTGAGGACTTTCTTTTTACCAAATTTGGAATTTGCGCAAGATATTATACGTTATCGCTTGATTATGTTGAACCTGACCTCAAGGCCATAGGCTTTATTCTCCCGAATGAATCAAGCAGTGAGCCCCTTTCGGCTTTCGTTGTTTCTGTAGACCAGGTTGAAGCGGCAACCGGTCTTGATTTCTTCCCTTTGCTTGAAGACGGTATAGAAGAACAGCTTGAAAGTGATGCCATATTCTCACGATGGTAA
- a CDS encoding phage portal protein: MKAHIKFRNRVKAFFSPLSGLDEFLEALTAGGRSSSGMSVNEATAMSVSAFFSAVRVITESIASLPLELYERLPEGGKRKDEGTKLYHLLHTQPNSWQTSFEFREMLTYHIIMRGNGYAYLSRGRDGRIYELIPMHPDNVTVRQDDTYRLHYTFQSKRGSVALEQGEVLHLRGLSLNGYTGVSLLTWAREVLGGALGQQEHGNRLWKNGANPGVVLRHPKTLSDIAYERLKTDWEDKYAGARNAAKTVILEEGMEIERLSMTSEDAQYIESRKFTRSEIAGITRVPPHMIGDLDRATFSNIEHQDLAFVKHTLRPWLVRWEQALSRDVIRAPRRFAEFNVDGLARGDLKSRYESYAIGRNWGWLSVNDIRARENMNPIEDGDEYLRPLNMQPVGDEVPKALQEKQSGEKSDGA; encoded by the coding sequence ATGAAAGCGCATATCAAGTTTCGCAACAGAGTAAAGGCTTTTTTCTCACCGCTTTCCGGGTTGGATGAGTTTCTCGAGGCTCTAACTGCCGGAGGACGCTCATCATCGGGGATGAGTGTAAACGAGGCGACGGCAATGAGCGTGTCTGCCTTTTTCTCGGCGGTCCGGGTCATTACCGAGAGTATTGCCTCCCTTCCGTTGGAGCTTTACGAACGGCTGCCGGAAGGGGGCAAGAGGAAGGATGAAGGGACGAAACTCTATCACCTCCTTCACACCCAGCCGAACAGCTGGCAAACCTCCTTCGAGTTTCGGGAGATGCTCACCTATCACATCATCATGCGGGGAAACGGGTATGCCTACCTTTCGAGGGGACGGGACGGGCGTATCTACGAGCTGATTCCCATGCATCCGGATAACGTTACAGTCCGGCAGGATGATACCTACCGGCTGCATTACACCTTCCAGTCAAAGCGCGGTTCTGTTGCCTTAGAGCAGGGAGAGGTGTTGCACCTGCGGGGCCTGTCTCTTAACGGCTATACGGGCGTGAGCCTTTTGACCTGGGCCCGGGAAGTACTCGGCGGAGCCCTTGGCCAGCAGGAGCATGGAAACCGGCTATGGAAGAACGGGGCGAACCCGGGTGTGGTCCTGCGCCATCCGAAGACCTTATCTGATATCGCCTACGAGCGGCTGAAAACGGACTGGGAGGACAAGTATGCCGGGGCCCGTAATGCGGCCAAGACGGTGATTCTCGAGGAAGGTATGGAGATCGAGCGGCTTTCGATGACAAGCGAGGATGCCCAGTACATCGAAAGCAGGAAGTTCACGCGAAGTGAGATCGCCGGGATCACACGGGTGCCGCCGCACATGATCGGAGACCTTGACCGGGCCACGTTCTCGAACATCGAGCACCAGGACCTTGCCTTTGTCAAACACACCCTGCGTCCCTGGCTGGTGCGGTGGGAACAGGCCTTATCCCGTGATGTGATCAGAGCACCTCGGCGTTTTGCCGAGTTCAACGTGGACGGGCTTGCACGGGGAGATTTGAAAAGCCGGTATGAGTCCTATGCCATCGGCCGGAACTGGGGATGGCTGAGCGTGAACGACATCCGGGCAAGGGAGAACATGAACCCGATCGAGGACGGGGATGAGTATCTGCGGCCGCTTAACATGCAGCCGGTGGGAGACGAGGTGCCGAAGGCGCTACAGGAAAAACAGTCGGGAGAGAAGAGCGATGGAGCATAG
- a CDS encoding helix-turn-helix domain-containing protein, giving the protein MNIDGRLEAMLEIIEQTLSEIKEREEHLAGVSHEIELATRDIEELRGITGSLAEIVESGKRIEWMTTTEVADELHVNKQTVRRWADTGLLRCYRIVKEGHRRFDRREIYEDVKRMGDEGNKQ; this is encoded by the coding sequence ATGAACATTGACGGCCGCCTTGAAGCGATGCTTGAGATTATCGAGCAGACACTATCCGAGATCAAAGAGAGAGAAGAGCACCTGGCTGGCGTATCCCATGAGATCGAACTTGCGACCAGAGATATCGAAGAGTTACGAGGGATCACCGGCAGCTTAGCCGAGATTGTCGAATCAGGGAAACGGATCGAGTGGATGACAACAACCGAAGTGGCTGACGAGCTTCATGTGAATAAACAGACCGTAAGAAGGTGGGCAGATACCGGGCTGCTTAGATGCTACCGGATCGTTAAAGAAGGGCATCGGCGCTTTGACCGCCGGGAGATATACGAGGACGTGAAGCGGATGGGAGATGAAGGTAACAAACAATGA
- a CDS encoding ATP-binding protein: MDTSTAIGKITATEKQPCTNDEFVFWTNTNIMLQAFDVVRVDNQKDSITYGIVEDVFHITDTPNYLGAFVSNDFGNTDAKLLTKRLSMNYVKCKVLRNTKGIYLPVLDGSKVFLASEDDIIFALGLNDIKYPISCGYIEMYEKMDKEKKFIPVKLDRRFLIGPEGAHLNISGISGLAAKTSYCMFLLKSLQDQYISGTNTDNESIAFIVFNVKGKDLLCIDRENKTLDIFDKNLYSDLSINATPFSNVQYFYPHSNAIIRNTYATDELINDQKNEGIYNSFKYTVQDDKESLELLFANFDDQTRTMESINELILDDNGPFSNISTWDNFRDRISDFCVSSQQNRSNKEIAVSSWKKYKRLISKPLKNPLFSDRAIKEKNEVHLCDSLRELKKNNVYVIDIAKLDETLQSFVFGDVLKNIYEAKLEGVDLKEDFPDRIIIFVDELNKHAGSNVPKNSPLLRYILDITERGRSLGLVLFGAEQFRSSINAGVKGNCSTNCYGRTNSIEISNKDYSFINSTYKNIMTRLVQGEYIITNPIFPSPLMIKFPKPLFYQFDK; the protein is encoded by the coding sequence ATGGACACTTCTACTGCTATTGGGAAAATTACAGCCACTGAGAAACAACCATGTACTAATGATGAATTTGTGTTTTGGACGAACACAAATATTATGCTCCAAGCCTTTGATGTTGTAAGAGTGGATAATCAGAAAGACAGTATTACATATGGTATAGTAGAAGATGTCTTTCATATTACTGACACTCCTAATTATTTAGGCGCGTTTGTCAGTAATGATTTTGGCAATACTGATGCTAAATTATTGACCAAGCGACTCAGTATGAATTATGTCAAGTGCAAAGTATTAAGAAATACAAAAGGAATATATCTTCCTGTTCTAGACGGTTCAAAAGTTTTCTTAGCAAGTGAAGATGATATTATTTTTGCATTAGGACTTAATGACATAAAGTATCCAATTTCTTGTGGCTACATCGAAATGTATGAAAAAATGGATAAAGAAAAAAAATTCATTCCAGTTAAATTAGACCGAAGGTTTTTAATAGGACCAGAAGGGGCTCATTTGAATATATCTGGAATTTCTGGGCTTGCTGCCAAAACCAGCTATTGCATGTTTCTACTAAAGTCATTGCAAGACCAATATATATCAGGAACTAATACCGACAATGAATCAATAGCATTTATTGTTTTTAATGTAAAAGGAAAGGATCTCTTGTGTATTGATAGAGAAAACAAAACATTAGATATTTTTGACAAAAATCTATATTCTGATCTTTCTATCAATGCTACACCGTTCTCAAATGTTCAGTATTTCTATCCCCATTCAAACGCAATTATAAGAAATACATATGCAACTGATGAATTGATAAACGATCAAAAGAATGAGGGGATTTATAATTCGTTTAAATATACAGTTCAGGATGATAAAGAAAGTTTAGAATTGTTGTTTGCGAATTTTGATGATCAAACAAGGACTATGGAATCAATTAATGAATTAATTCTTGATGATAATGGACCATTCTCAAATATTTCCACATGGGACAATTTTCGTGATCGAATTAGTGATTTTTGTGTCTCGAGCCAGCAGAATAGAAGTAACAAGGAAATTGCGGTTAGTAGTTGGAAAAAATACAAAAGACTAATATCAAAGCCATTAAAAAATCCTTTATTCTCTGATAGAGCAATTAAAGAAAAAAATGAGGTTCATCTATGTGATTCCTTACGAGAATTAAAGAAAAATAATGTTTATGTAATTGATATTGCAAAATTAGATGAAACTTTGCAATCTTTTGTTTTTGGTGATGTTCTGAAAAACATCTATGAAGCAAAACTTGAAGGGGTAGATTTAAAAGAAGATTTTCCTGACCGTATCATAATCTTTGTAGATGAACTTAATAAGCATGCAGGAAGTAATGTACCAAAAAACTCTCCTTTGCTTCGTTATATTCTTGATATTACAGAGAGGGGAAGATCGTTAGGTTTAGTATTATTCGGTGCTGAGCAATTTCGAAGTTCAATAAATGCTGGTGTAAAAGGAAACTGTTCAACTAATTGTTATGGTAGAACAAATAGTATTGAAATAAGTAATAAAGACTATAGTTTTATCAATTCCACATATAAGAATATTATGACAAGATTGGTTCAAGGCGAGTACATTATTACAAATCCGATTTTTCCTTCTCCTTTGATGATTAAATTCCCCAAACCACTTTTCTACCAATTTGATAAATAG
- a CDS encoding phage terminase small subunit P27 family, protein MSRGGHNKKPTILKLTHGTFREDRANEKEPEVKALDETPKAPSHLNNFAKNKWKELAPVLAQTKVLSEADLTMLEALCEAYGQYREAQYAVYHYKDEESGKTKKRSLAQYMSGKNSQTMPEYTAMRQALSMVKTISAEFGLSPATRSRVNAIDTPEEKDPMEALLEGAG, encoded by the coding sequence ATGAGTCGAGGCGGACACAACAAAAAGCCGACTATTTTAAAGCTCACCCATGGCACCTTTCGGGAGGACCGGGCCAACGAGAAGGAGCCGGAAGTCAAGGCACTTGATGAGACGCCCAAGGCGCCGAGCCACCTTAACAATTTTGCAAAGAACAAGTGGAAGGAGCTTGCCCCGGTGCTTGCACAAACGAAGGTTCTATCGGAAGCGGACCTCACCATGCTGGAAGCCTTATGCGAGGCATACGGACAGTACCGGGAAGCGCAGTATGCGGTCTACCACTACAAAGATGAGGAGTCCGGGAAAACCAAAAAGCGCAGTTTAGCCCAGTACATGAGTGGGAAAAACTCTCAAACCATGCCTGAGTACACGGCCATGCGGCAGGCGTTGTCCATGGTCAAAACCATATCCGCAGAGTTCGGGCTCTCGCCTGCAACCCGCTCCCGTGTGAATGCAATCGACACACCTGAAGAAAAGGACCCTATGGAAGCTCTTTTAGAAGGGGCCGGATGA
- a CDS encoding single-stranded DNA-binding protein, which yields MANDITSFTAVGRLTRDAELRYTNSGIPLCKFSIASNYSRKVHDNWQEEVSYFDFTLFGKRAEALAQYLTKGQQVVVSGQLRQDRWEDNGEKRSRVAFFAQDVQLIGGKPAGQSNQQGQYGEAPYQGPPQNQRGGYSQQPPQQRQQQNSRQGQQRRQGPPPNSGYQKPTGGYDQWGYPINPGPNNQGPDQEMDFEDDIPF from the coding sequence ATGGCAAACGATATTACCAGTTTCACGGCGGTCGGAAGGCTTACCCGTGATGCAGAGTTGCGATATACGAACAGCGGAATACCGTTGTGTAAGTTCAGCATAGCATCGAATTACAGCAGGAAGGTGCATGATAACTGGCAGGAGGAAGTCAGCTATTTCGATTTCACCCTATTCGGGAAACGTGCTGAGGCGCTTGCTCAGTATCTCACCAAAGGTCAGCAGGTGGTGGTTTCAGGACAGCTGAGACAAGACCGGTGGGAGGACAATGGGGAGAAGCGAAGCAGGGTAGCGTTCTTTGCCCAGGATGTACAGCTGATTGGGGGAAAACCTGCCGGCCAGAGCAACCAGCAGGGGCAGTATGGAGAGGCCCCCTATCAGGGACCGCCGCAGAACCAGCGGGGCGGCTATTCCCAGCAGCCTCCACAGCAAAGGCAACAGCAGAATTCCCGGCAGGGTCAGCAACGTCGACAGGGGCCTCCGCCTAACTCCGGGTATCAGAAGCCGACAGGCGGCTATGATCAGTGGGGCTACCCGATAAACCCCGGACCGAATAATCAGGGCCCGGATCAGGAAATGGACTTCGAGGACGACATACCCTTTTAA
- a CDS encoding IS256 family transposase, which produces MPGKIIEINEEEVKAHLGEFVRETVEETLNAMLEAEAEQLVNAQKHERNTDRKGYRAGHYNRKLLTKAGEVTLQMPKLKKVTFETAIIERYKRREISVEEAMVEMYLAGVSVRRVEDITEALWGAKVSPGTISNLNKKIYEEIEKWRNLPLESHYGYVYLDGIWMKRSWAGEVRNVSVLVAIGVNQDGFREIIGVAEGTKEDKDSWQRFLRYLKERGLESVDMFISDKSLGLVESIPEFYPQARWQRCVVHFYRNVFSFVPHGKVKEVATMLKAIHAQENKEEAIRKKDLIAQKLMDMKLHKAAALVREGSLETFSYYHFPVEHWKRIRTNNGLERIMREIRRRTRVIGSFPDGESALMLVAARLRHISGSSWSERKYLNMDLLIDYDQEEHQVS; this is translated from the coding sequence ATGCCTGGTAAGATTATCGAGATAAATGAGGAAGAAGTCAAAGCCCATTTGGGGGAATTTGTACGGGAAACGGTAGAGGAAACATTGAATGCCATGCTGGAAGCTGAAGCCGAGCAATTAGTCAATGCCCAGAAGCATGAGAGAAACACAGATCGGAAGGGATATCGTGCCGGTCATTATAACCGAAAGCTGTTGACCAAGGCGGGGGAAGTAACCCTTCAGATGCCCAAGCTGAAGAAGGTAACCTTCGAAACGGCGATTATTGAACGGTACAAGCGCCGGGAGATTTCCGTAGAGGAAGCGATGGTGGAAATGTATTTAGCGGGAGTGTCGGTGCGGAGAGTAGAAGATATCACCGAAGCCCTGTGGGGAGCAAAGGTGTCACCGGGAACGATCAGCAATCTGAATAAAAAGATCTACGAAGAGATCGAGAAGTGGCGAAACCTGCCGCTTGAGAGCCACTATGGCTATGTGTATCTGGATGGGATCTGGATGAAGCGATCCTGGGCTGGAGAAGTGAGGAATGTGTCGGTTCTGGTGGCTATAGGCGTCAATCAGGATGGATTTCGGGAGATTATCGGGGTTGCAGAGGGCACTAAGGAAGATAAGGACAGCTGGCAACGCTTCTTGAGGTATCTCAAAGAACGCGGCCTGGAGAGTGTCGACATGTTCATCTCCGACAAATCTTTGGGGTTAGTCGAATCGATTCCGGAGTTTTATCCCCAGGCACGCTGGCAACGCTGTGTCGTCCACTTCTACCGGAATGTGTTCAGCTTTGTTCCCCATGGCAAAGTGAAAGAGGTTGCCACAATGCTGAAGGCAATTCATGCCCAGGAAAACAAGGAAGAGGCAATCCGGAAAAAGGATCTCATTGCGCAGAAACTCATGGATATGAAACTTCACAAAGCGGCGGCTCTGGTGCGGGAAGGATCCCTCGAAACCTTTTCGTACTATCATTTCCCGGTGGAGCACTGGAAGCGCATCAGGACCAACAATGGTCTTGAAAGAATCATGCGAGAAATTAGAAGGAGGACACGAGTAATCGGCTCATTCCCCGATGGAGAATCTGCCCTGATGCTGGTCGCGGCCCGGCTGCGTCACATCTCAGGTTCTTCATGGAGTGAACGGAAGTATCTGAATATGGACCTGCTGATTGATTACGATCAGGAAGAACATCAGGTCTCATAA
- the bet gene encoding phage recombination protein Bet: MNDLQSQDVVSENKIIQYMEASGVASNLNDHEKRQFIEVAKAYQLNPFKREIYCVAYGQGDNRRLSIITGYEVYLKRAERTQKLDGWGVETAGSIRTRSLRAIVTIHRKDWQNPFVHEAWWIEYRQNNRMWNEKPVTMIKKVAIAQAFRFCFPDEFGGMPYTADELSDEETGYRDVTEEHSEIQKTPPPVQEEATKVPEHSEAIPEDPDAKVREDFKHRLDGAFLGKLITRDERNTMVANSKKHSGKTLDSYIRMVEKRLYGQQQRAGQGPSGSGSGDPQTSVPEAPEIY, encoded by the coding sequence GTGAACGATCTGCAGAGCCAGGACGTGGTTTCCGAGAACAAGATCATCCAATACATGGAAGCTTCGGGAGTCGCCTCTAACCTCAACGATCATGAAAAACGGCAGTTTATCGAGGTGGCCAAGGCCTACCAGCTGAACCCCTTCAAGCGTGAAATATACTGCGTGGCCTACGGGCAGGGAGATAACCGGAGGCTGTCGATCATAACAGGCTATGAGGTCTATCTCAAACGGGCGGAGCGAACCCAAAAGCTTGACGGGTGGGGTGTTGAAACGGCCGGATCGATCAGAACTCGCTCTCTCAGAGCCATTGTCACCATTCACCGGAAGGACTGGCAGAATCCCTTTGTACATGAAGCGTGGTGGATTGAGTACAGGCAGAACAACCGGATGTGGAACGAGAAGCCGGTAACCATGATCAAGAAGGTGGCCATTGCCCAGGCCTTCCGGTTTTGTTTTCCCGATGAGTTTGGAGGCATGCCGTATACCGCAGATGAGCTTTCCGACGAAGAGACCGGATACCGGGATGTTACCGAGGAACATAGTGAAATACAGAAAACTCCGCCGCCGGTGCAGGAAGAAGCTACCAAGGTTCCGGAGCACTCCGAGGCTATCCCTGAGGATCCGGATGCAAAGGTCAGGGAGGATTTCAAACACAGGCTTGACGGGGCGTTTCTCGGGAAACTGATTACCAGGGACGAGCGGAACACGATGGTTGCAAACAGCAAGAAACACTCGGGGAAGACGCTCGACTCTTACATTCGGATGGTAGAGAAGAGGCTCTATGGTCAGCAGCAGAGGGCAGGGCAGGGGCCTTCTGGATCGGGCTCCGGGGATCCGCAGACGTCGGTGCCTGAAGCGCCGGAAATCTATTGA
- a CDS encoding head maturation protease, ClpP-related: MEHRSWYEMKGEDEGPITIDIFDEIGGWGVYAADFKRELEALAEGNSRDIVVNLNSPGGDVFEGIAIYNTISAYRSRVSVRITGVAASIASVIALSGSRRIMGEGSFFMIHNPYAVVMGEADVLRSRAQTLDKIALQMVGIYERHSSLSKDEIEKAMDEETWYGPDEAYAAGFADAIEDYGEIAAKAFNWRAYHYHSVPQALWEMRKHRQAPRSKRELEVRLVALGFSRNQAQGIISRGYGALQGDPADGHEQGDPAGEVANGFLELAQMFRQGGKA, from the coding sequence ATGGAGCATAGAAGCTGGTATGAGATGAAGGGAGAAGATGAAGGGCCTATCACCATCGACATCTTCGATGAGATCGGCGGATGGGGTGTGTATGCTGCGGACTTCAAGCGGGAGCTTGAGGCCCTGGCGGAAGGCAACAGTCGGGATATCGTGGTGAACCTGAACTCTCCGGGAGGGGACGTGTTCGAGGGCATTGCCATCTATAACACCATAAGCGCCTACCGGAGCCGGGTGAGCGTGAGGATCACCGGGGTGGCGGCGTCCATAGCATCGGTGATCGCCTTATCGGGATCCCGGAGGATCATGGGGGAAGGGTCGTTTTTTATGATCCACAACCCCTATGCCGTTGTCATGGGAGAGGCGGATGTACTTCGCTCCCGTGCCCAGACCCTGGATAAAATCGCCCTCCAGATGGTGGGCATTTACGAACGGCACAGCAGCCTTTCGAAAGACGAGATCGAAAAGGCAATGGATGAGGAGACGTGGTACGGACCTGATGAGGCGTATGCCGCAGGCTTTGCCGACGCCATAGAGGATTACGGCGAGATTGCGGCCAAGGCCTTTAACTGGAGGGCCTACCACTATCACAGCGTCCCACAGGCGTTGTGGGAGATGAGGAAACACAGACAGGCACCGAGGAGCAAGCGGGAACTTGAAGTACGGCTTGTTGCCCTTGGGTTTAGTAGAAATCAGGCGCAAGGGATTATCAGCCGGGGGTACGGGGCCCTGCAGGGGGATCCTGCAGACGGCCATGAGCAGGGGGATCCTGCCGGGGAAGTGGCCAACGGGTTTTTGGAGCTTGCGCAGATGTTCCGGCAAGGAGGAAAAGCATAA
- a CDS encoding terminase large subunit yields the protein MMWKRLVLVGLLMSSLFTYRQYAQDVASGKIVTCRWVKLAVARWENDLLRQNSPEFPYYFDEECANRYISFAQQLEHTQGFSGKIVLEPWQQFAWANIFGWKSTATGLRRFRKAYREVARKNGKTVEGAAMMNACFHLDKEIGAEEFFLAVDRNQAKKGYDEAVRQNLRNPTLSRLTKEYRSSKRLVKVNDPAAFMTPVSRDHKSQDSWNPHAILVDEYHAHATNELINVYESGMGARRQPLTIIITTAGTNINGPAYQEERTLVTKILEGSIEPVPEHIWGIIYSLDEGDRWENPAVWIKSNPNMGVSFYRDYLEKRIAEAKGSPRKASDVLTKNFNIWLSSPTRWMDHSVWMRGSAPVVEEELVGSGARGGLDLSMTTDITALCWAFGEKDGRYPLLWRFFIPEEGLLDRCHRDQVDYRSWIDEGWMIATPGQTVNYEIVLEVLRQDANTFGGRSIGYDPWHAGEFERELEGEIELVKYPQRYSGMTVPTQLFERMVIDGKIAHGDNPVASWMMSNVELKDDRQGNIMPMKPKRDSYGKRIDGIVAAIMALHQVTGGQVESAYEARGLRTL from the coding sequence ATGATGTGGAAACGACTGGTACTTGTGGGGCTTTTGATGAGTAGCCTTTTTACCTACCGGCAGTATGCCCAGGATGTTGCAAGCGGGAAGATCGTTACCTGCAGGTGGGTGAAGCTTGCTGTAGCCAGGTGGGAAAATGACCTCTTACGGCAGAACTCTCCGGAGTTCCCCTACTACTTTGACGAAGAATGCGCCAACAGGTATATCAGCTTTGCCCAGCAGCTTGAGCACACCCAAGGCTTCAGCGGGAAGATCGTGCTTGAACCCTGGCAGCAGTTTGCCTGGGCGAATATCTTCGGGTGGAAAAGTACGGCCACGGGCCTGCGGCGGTTTCGAAAGGCATACCGGGAGGTAGCACGGAAGAACGGGAAGACGGTCGAAGGGGCTGCAATGATGAACGCCTGCTTCCACCTCGATAAAGAGATCGGGGCGGAAGAGTTCTTTCTGGCGGTGGACCGGAACCAGGCGAAGAAAGGCTATGACGAGGCGGTACGCCAGAACCTTCGAAACCCTACGCTATCGCGGCTTACCAAGGAGTATAGATCCTCAAAGCGCCTTGTGAAGGTCAATGATCCTGCGGCCTTCATGACTCCGGTCTCAAGAGATCACAAGAGTCAGGACTCATGGAACCCTCACGCGATCTTAGTGGATGAGTACCATGCCCACGCGACCAATGAGCTGATCAACGTGTATGAGTCGGGCATGGGAGCCAGGCGCCAGCCCTTAACGATCATCATCACCACGGCCGGGACGAACATCAACGGGCCTGCCTATCAGGAAGAGCGCACGCTCGTTACCAAGATCCTTGAAGGAAGTATCGAGCCGGTTCCGGAACACATCTGGGGGATCATCTACAGCCTGGATGAGGGGGACAGGTGGGAGAATCCTGCGGTGTGGATCAAAAGCAACCCGAACATGGGAGTGAGCTTTTACCGCGACTACCTTGAAAAGCGTATTGCAGAGGCCAAGGGCTCGCCCCGGAAAGCCAGCGATGTTTTGACCAAGAACTTCAATATCTGGCTGTCCTCTCCCACCCGGTGGATGGACCACTCGGTATGGATGCGGGGAAGTGCTCCTGTTGTCGAAGAGGAGCTTGTAGGCTCTGGTGCAAGGGGCGGGCTTGACCTATCGATGACAACCGACATCACGGCCCTGTGTTGGGCATTCGGTGAGAAGGACGGACGGTATCCGCTACTCTGGCGGTTTTTCATACCGGAAGAAGGATTACTTGATCGCTGTCACCGTGACCAGGTCGACTACCGCTCGTGGATCGATGAGGGGTGGATGATTGCAACACCGGGGCAGACGGTCAACTACGAGATCGTGTTAGAGGTCTTGCGGCAGGATGCGAACACCTTTGGCGGCCGGTCAATCGGCTATGACCCGTGGCATGCCGGAGAGTTTGAGCGGGAGCTTGAGGGAGAGATCGAGCTTGTCAAATATCCTCAACGGTATTCGGGGATGACGGTTCCTACTCAGCTGTTTGAGCGGATGGTGATCGACGGGAAGATCGCCCACGGAGACAACCCGGTTGCCTCCTGGATGATGAGCAATGTGGAGCTGAAGGACGACCGGCAGGGGAACATCATGCCCATGAAGCCGAAGCGGGATTCCTACGGCAAGAGGATCGACGGGATCGTGGCGGCCATCATGGCGCTTCACCAGGTGACCGGAGGCCAGGTGGAAAGTGCGTATGAAGCGCGGGGGCTTCGAACCCTATGA
- a CDS encoding DNA adenine methylase: MNSPISYIGGKSKLADTIINFIPEHQTYVEVFAGGAWIFFRKKYSNGEVLNDKDGDLVSLYRVIQNHLEEFLRQFKWILTSREVFDDFKGQMEKTGLTDIQRAARYYYLQRLCFGGRVLNRAFGVDST; the protein is encoded by the coding sequence TTGAATAGTCCTATTTCGTACATCGGAGGAAAAAGCAAACTTGCGGATACTATCATCAACTTTATCCCGGAACATCAAACCTATGTCGAGGTATTTGCCGGTGGTGCGTGGATATTCTTTAGAAAGAAGTATTCGAATGGGGAAGTGCTCAACGATAAAGATGGCGATCTGGTATCTCTCTATCGGGTGATTCAGAACCACCTCGAGGAGTTTTTACGGCAGTTCAAATGGATATTGACCAGCCGCGAAGTCTTCGATGACTTCAAGGGCCAGATGGAAAAAACCGGCCTTACAGATATCCAGAGGGCCGCACGGTACTACTACTTACAGCGTTTGTGCTTTGGGGGGAGGGTACTAAACCGAGCTTTTGGCGTGGATTCCACCTAA